A genomic stretch from Hemibagrus wyckioides isolate EC202008001 linkage group LG18, SWU_Hwy_1.0, whole genome shotgun sequence includes:
- the nsrp1 gene encoding nuclear speckle splicing regulatory protein 1 has protein sequence MAASGGKQYGLILPQKSASKSAPLIRPSIFADDSDDETSVGESLQKEAIKKKMMKQTRLEMQKALEEDSSVYDYDNVYDDIQKQRLESNKKLLSGTDKKPKYITQLMRAVEERKKEQERRDDRKIQKEREAEGAQFADKEAYVTSAYRQKLKERQEELEREKRAAEIEAALDVKKQKDLSGFYRHFLNQTVGEEPLPDRSADRQEKSKSPVKSSPPRANESEAELNEEQSPSKAEFSKSSTNSSHSKRQYRQRSPSSGSEGERKKEKKREKDKRSHRERERARSRDREREDRDGHRKENRDHTREKDRHRERDGDRGRERRDRDKDRETEDRHSKRNRADGEQDRPRDREHDKKEREKKVQGDGKEKDKDTQVQQNKDETQAENGAQAKAAQEPNKFAKRSSEQTVSSARDRYLARQMARSAVKTYVEKEDE, from the exons atgGCGGCCTCCGGTGGTAAACA GTATGGGCTCATTTTGCCCCAGAAGAGTGCTTCAAAATCTGCCCCTCTCATACGACCTTCTATTTTCGCAGACGACTCGGACGATGAA ACGTCTGTTGGGGAGAGCTTGCAGAAGGAGGCGATCaaaaagaagatgatgaagcag ACGCGACTCGAGATGCAGAAGGCCCTGGAGGAGGACAGCAGCGTTTATGACTATGACAACGTGTACGATGACATCCAGAAGCAAAGGCTTGAGAGCAATAAGAAGCTTCTGAGTGGCACAGACAAAAAG CCCAAGTACATAACCCAGTTAATGCGTGCCgtagaagaaaggaagaaggagCAAGAACGACGTGATGACCGAAAGAtccagaaggagagagaggcagagggggCACAGTTTGCTGATAAAGAAGCGTATGTGACCTCAGCCTACCGGCAGAAGCTCAAAGAGCGCCAGGAAGagcttgagagagagaaaagagcagCAGAGATTGAGG CTGCTTTGGACGTAAAGAAGCAGAAGGACCTGAGCGGATTTTACAGACACTTTCTGAATCAAACAGTCGGTGAAGAGCCTCTTCCTGATCGCAGCGCAGACAG GCAAGAAAAATCAAAATCCCCAGTTAAATCCTCGCCACCCCGAGCAAACGAGAGTGAGGCAGAATTGAATGAGGAACAGAGTCCGTCTAAAGCAGAGTTCAGCAAAAGCAGCACCAACAGCAGTCACTCCAAACGGCAATACCGCCAGAGGTCTCCTTCGTCCGGCAGTGAAGGTgaaaggaagaaggagaagaaacgagagaaagacaaacgcagtcacagagagagagaaagagcccGGTCGAGGGATAGGGAAAGAGAAGACCGGGACGGCCACCGGAAAGAAAACCGCGACCACACGAGGGAGAAGGACCGACACCgggagagagacggagacagagGACGAGAACGAAGGgatagagacaaagacagagaaacagaagacAGACACAGCAAGAGGAACAGAGCAGACGGGGAACAGGACAGACCCAGAGATCGAGAACATGACAAAAAGGAACGAGAGAAGAAGGTGCAGGGAGAcgggaaagagaaagacaagGACACGCAGGTTCAACAGAACAAGGATGAGACACAGGCTGAAAACGGCGCTCAAGCTAAAGCAGCCCAAGAGCCCAACAAATTTGCGAAACGCAGCAGTGAACAGACTGTGAGCTCGGCCAGAGACAGATATCTGGCCCGACAGATGGCTCGCTCGGCTGTAAAGACCTACGTTGAAAAAGAAGATGAATAA